A genomic segment from Anopheles maculipalpis chromosome X, idAnoMacuDA_375_x, whole genome shotgun sequence encodes:
- the LOC126556795 gene encoding sorting nexin-29-like, with translation MVGMSNFVLNSSTLEHIGVNRGVNADPEQPARDPDRQALLDELLATVRQCQNQYGSHRQLATEEDSLISKLCDVWERVLSHGLRTTAWIPFNILEYFGPPEGRPPVERPCFWDFASNHLTRDERERYCGLAHIVTRRGRARALLRAVLNEHALERYVLMWLSDAELLETHYEPWAMLRQAEIQSILPNVAAGLGTILFAIVIDRPELNRIGTGRAVLEPKPEPIIATRRPVGPARKVNAVQREILEDSVPRQLTPPNTTARRSIEPKVTSTPNDTTTSDTIKTPREEVPYMVTEALPGIPNELREKVGSDTTTVDVAEDSILNYSSASATTSSISTSGSSFYGDGRGTEEDAGSDVVFRNRTRSGSLMLYSEHNVVSHDHHSSAVDEQIKRRNQELEERCHLLESRVAALSLENHRLRMLTRSNRLSVAFFSFSIPKAIQRTSDSGRSRRPYHVYEIRITPSGVSGSTMGNESWCVYRRYNEFYRLHRRLQKQYPTVKTLDFPPKKKFGNMNADLVEQRRQRLQVYLNGLFVSALPEVLSCNTRVQLEQTFPFLTDHSVPAATAAGST, from the exons ATGGTTGGTATGAGCAACTTTGTCCTCAATTCTTCCACCCTGGAGCACATTGGTGTAAATCGTGGCGTTAATGCCGATCCGGAGCAGCCTGCACGCGATCCGGATCGACAGGCCCTGCTAGATGAACTGCTGGCAACGGTGCGTCAATGCCAGAATCAGTACGGTAGCCACAGGCAGCTAGCGACTGAAGAGGACTCACTAATTAGCAAGCTGTGCGACGTGTGGGAACGGGTGCTTTCACACGGGCTTCGTACCACTGCCTGGATCCCATTTAACATACTCGAATATTTTGGCCCACCGGAAGGAAGACCCCCGGTAGAACGTCCCTGCTTTTGGGACTTTGCCTCCAATCATCTGACACGGGACGAACGAGAGCGTTACTGCGGTCTGGCGCACATCGTCACGCGGCGTGGCCGTGCACGTGCACTATTACGTGCCGTCCTCAACGAACACGCACTCGAACGGTATGTGCTGATGTGGCTGAGCGATGCAGAACTGCTGGAAACACACTACGAACCGTGGGCAATGTTACGGCAGGCCGAAATACAATCAATTCTGCCGAATGTGGCCGCCGGCTTAGGTACAATTCTGTTTGCGATCGTAATCGATCGGCCAGAATTGAACCGCATCGGCACGGGACGTGCCGTGCTCGAACCGAAACCGGAACCGATCATCGCCACCCGGCGGCCCGTCGGTCCGGCACGCAAGGTGAATGCGGTTCAACGGGAAATACTTGAGGATTCGGTACCGCGACAGCTAACTCCTCCGAACACTACGGCGCGGAGGTCAATTGAGCCAAAGGTAACATCGACCCCGAACGACACCACCACCTCCGATACCATTAAAACTCCACGGGAAGAAGTACCGTACATGGTAACGGAGGCGCTTCCCGGTATCCCAAACGAACTACGGGAAAAAGTGGGCTCTGACACTACGACCGTTGACGTAGCGGAAGATAGTATTCTTAACTACTCCTCGGCCAGTGCAACAACCAGCTCCATCTCAACTTCCGGGAGTTCGTTTTACGGAGATGGCCGGGGTACCGAGGAAGATGCTGGATCTGATGTTGTCTTTCGGAATCGTACCCGTTCGGGATCGCTGATGTTGTACAGCGAACATAATGTAGTTTCACATGATCACCACAGCAGCGCAGTGGACGAGCAGATAAAACGAAGAAATCAAGAGCTTGAGGAGCGGTGTCACTTGTTAGAGTCACGAGTTGCTGCCCTGAGTct CGAAAACCATCGGCTGCGTATGTTAACCAGATCCAACCGGCTTTCGGTGGCATTCTTCAGCTTTAGCATCCCGAAGGCAATACAGCGTACCTCTGATAGCGGGCGGTCCCGTCGACCTTATCACGTGTACGAAATACGCATCACACCGTCCGGTGTAAGCGGTTCGACGATGGGCAACGAAAGTTGGTGCGTGTACCGACGTTACAACGAATTTTACCGACTGCATCGGCGTCTGCAGAAACAGTATCCCACCGTTAAAACGCTTGACTTTCCACCGAAAAAGAAGTTCGGCAATATG AATGCCGACCTCGTTGAGCAACGGCGTCAGCGGTTACAGGTATATTTGAATGGGCTGTTTGTATCCGCCCTGCCGGAGGTGCTGTCGTGCAATACACGGGTGCAGCTGGAGCAAACATTTCCCTTTCTAACTGACCATTCAGTTCCGGCGGCCACAGCAGCAGGGAGCACCTGA
- the LOC126563827 gene encoding mitochondrial coenzyme A diphosphatase NUDT8, whose protein sequence is MLKNVTELLHPGLLTNVAQQREIIVQFQSLPKLRLNKETVKKKAAILIPLCLVDDRINLLYTLRSSKLRSHRAQVSFPGGIIDVQDSSSEDCALREFEEETGLSKNSVNVWGRGNTIIPYFGPSITPIVGNIINFSMDKLNPSCDEVAKVFTVPVELLACAEHRKHTQYRGNYSMPVFQNGDDTVWGITAIITHLFLTAIMPGVYSARLPFIKKYEAKKK, encoded by the exons atgttaaaaaatgtaaccGAGTTGTTGCATCCTGGTTTGCTAACAAACGTTGCCCAACAACGAGAAATAATTGTTCAATTTCAATCACTTCCAAAACTACGTTTAAACAAAGAAacagtgaagaaaaaagcagCGATTTTAATTCCCCTCTGCCTTGTAGATGATAGaattaatttactttacaCTCTCCGGTCTAGTAAATTGCGAAGCCACCGAGCACAAGTTTCCTTTCCTG GTGGCATTATCGATGTACAAGATTCTAGCAGCGAAGACTGCGCGTTACGAGAATTCGAGGAGGAAACAGGCTTATCGAAGAATTCCGTCAATGTTTGGGGCCGTGGAAATACCATCATTCCGTACTTTGGACCTTCTATTACGCCGATTGTAGGCAATATTATAAATTTCTCTATGGACAAACTAAATCCAAGTTGCGATGAAGTTGCCAAAGTGTTTACAGTGCCTGTCGAGCTGCTTGCGTGTGCTGAGCATAGAAAACATACACAATATCGTGGCAATTACTCCATGCCCGTATTCCAAAATGGAGATGATACGGTATGGGGAATTACGGCAATCATTACTCATTTGTTTCTTACAGCAATAATGCCGGGAGTTTATAGTGCACGATTACCATTTATAAAGAAATACGAAGCTAAAAAGAAATAG